A genomic stretch from Shewanella sediminis HAW-EB3 includes:
- a CDS encoding CinA family nicotinamide mononucleotide deamidase-related protein — protein sequence MKLEMICTGEEVLAGQIVDTNAAWFANTLMGKGIECQRRITVGDRLEDLVAVFKERSTEADIIMVNGGLGPTSDDLSTEAMALAMGVPLVESKEWRTKLEAWFTRNNRVMAASNLKQALLPEGAVMIDNPVGTACGFAVKLNRAWLFFTPGVPFEFKRMVKEQFIPFVEKQFALSESVSVKKLLTLGRGESSLADELDVIQLPEGVTLGYRSYMPYIEIKLFARGQSAIDSLPDIEAQVKKVLGNGIVAENITTLDQEIHERLINSGLSLSVAESCTGGMITSGLVAFAGSSSYLHQGLVTYSNEAKVKVLGVNSQTLDDYGAVSIATVEEMAKGARGILGSDYALATSGIAGPEGGTDEKPVGTVAIALATKSGIYSQMVKLPGRSRALVRALSTAVAYDMLRRELLGEAVIVDYSSFSRFCK from the coding sequence ATGAAGCTCGAGATGATTTGTACTGGTGAAGAGGTGTTAGCGGGTCAGATTGTTGATACTAATGCAGCCTGGTTTGCCAATACCTTGATGGGGAAGGGCATTGAGTGTCAACGACGAATTACGGTTGGAGATCGTCTGGAAGATCTTGTCGCAGTCTTCAAAGAGCGTAGCACTGAGGCCGATATCATTATGGTCAATGGGGGCTTAGGTCCTACGAGCGATGATCTCTCTACAGAGGCAATGGCATTGGCTATGGGAGTTCCACTCGTTGAGAGCAAAGAGTGGCGTACTAAGCTGGAAGCTTGGTTTACCAGAAATAACCGTGTTATGGCTGCAAGCAATCTTAAGCAAGCGTTACTACCCGAGGGGGCTGTAATGATTGATAATCCAGTCGGTACCGCATGCGGCTTTGCCGTCAAACTTAATCGTGCATGGCTGTTTTTTACACCTGGTGTTCCTTTTGAATTCAAACGAATGGTAAAGGAGCAGTTTATTCCTTTCGTAGAGAAACAGTTTGCGCTGTCTGAGTCTGTTTCAGTTAAGAAGCTACTTACCCTTGGCAGAGGTGAGTCGTCATTGGCCGATGAGTTGGATGTAATTCAACTCCCAGAAGGCGTCACTCTAGGCTATCGTTCTTATATGCCCTATATTGAGATAAAGCTGTTTGCACGGGGTCAGTCAGCCATAGATTCGTTACCTGATATTGAAGCTCAAGTTAAAAAGGTACTCGGAAATGGGATCGTTGCCGAAAACATCACTACGTTAGATCAAGAGATCCATGAGCGACTCATTAATTCAGGCCTAAGTTTGAGCGTCGCCGAGTCTTGCACCGGCGGTATGATAACGAGTGGTTTAGTCGCGTTTGCGGGAAGTTCATCTTACCTTCACCAAGGCTTAGTCACTTATAGCAATGAAGCTAAGGTCAAGGTGCTTGGTGTTAACTCTCAGACTCTGGATGATTATGGCGCTGTATCGATAGCTACAGTTGAAGAGATGGCAAAAGGTGCCCGTGGTATTCTCGGGAGTGATTACGCTCTCGCCACAAGCGGCATTGCAGGTCCTGAAGGTGGAACAGATGAGAAGCCTGTTGGTACCGTTGCCATCGCACTCGCAACAAAGTCGGGTATTTACAGTCAGATGGTTAAGTTGCCTGGACGATCACGTGCCTTGGTGAGAGCATTAAGTACTGCAGTTGCTTATGACATGCTTCGAAGGGAGTTGTTGGGTGAGGCTGTGATTGTTGATTACTCCTCTTTCTCTCGTTTCTGCAAGTAA
- a CDS encoding TlpA family protein disulfide reductase: MKKRLASVLTVSLLALGSLSVSTAFAYPGMQKKAEAASQSSIDLINVLPKTYPIDVVPFKDSKGDAVDFSQYKGKVIMVNMWATWCPPCVRELPAIERLSTKFDSKDFEILPISIDLEGKDKVEPFLKELGMEAFNSYYDEKQKLGRVFPLDTIPATFILNKEGELLAFVRTFVDWDDKKAEELIQSFIDKP, translated from the coding sequence ATGAAGAAACGGTTAGCTAGTGTGCTAACGGTTTCACTGTTGGCACTAGGTTCGTTATCTGTAAGCACAGCATTTGCGTATCCTGGTATGCAAAAAAAAGCAGAAGCTGCGAGTCAGTCCAGTATTGACCTTATTAATGTATTGCCAAAAACGTATCCTATCGACGTCGTTCCCTTTAAAGATAGCAAAGGTGATGCGGTAGATTTTAGTCAATATAAGGGTAAGGTGATCATGGTCAATATGTGGGCGACTTGGTGCCCACCTTGCGTTCGTGAACTGCCAGCGATTGAACGTTTATCTACTAAGTTCGATTCCAAAGACTTTGAAATTTTACCTATCTCAATCGATCTTGAAGGTAAAGATAAGGTTGAACCATTTTTGAAAGAGCTAGGAATGGAAGCGTTTAATTCTTACTATGATGAAAAGCAAAAGTTAGGTCGTGTTTTTCCACTAGACACGATTCCAGCCACTTTCATCTTGAACAAAGAAGGTGAACTGTTGGCCTTTGTGCGCACTTTTGTCGATTGGGATGACAAAAAAGCCGAAGAGCTGATACAAAGTTTTATAGATAAGCCTTAA
- the nrfF gene encoding heme lyase NrfEFG subunit NrfF, which yields MNKLIFKFVGMILLSMTLISSAFATPVDTYEFKSVENQKRALELAHSLRCPQCQNQNLIDSNSPVAQDLRLEVYEMVDAGKDDEEVIEFMTSRYGEFVLYKPRMEAKTYVLWLGPVALLLFGLLIGFFFIRKQRISEVDEQELSAEEQKELDKLLKRDDK from the coding sequence ATGAATAAGTTGATATTTAAGTTTGTCGGCATGATTCTTTTGTCTATGACACTGATCTCATCGGCCTTTGCAACTCCGGTCGATACTTACGAGTTTAAATCTGTAGAGAATCAAAAACGAGCGCTAGAGTTAGCTCACTCGCTTCGCTGTCCGCAGTGTCAGAATCAAAATCTAATTGATTCAAACTCACCCGTTGCGCAAGATCTCCGTCTTGAAGTGTATGAGATGGTTGATGCAGGTAAAGACGACGAGGAAGTCATCGAGTTTATGACCAGCCGTTATGGTGAGTTCGTACTCTATAAGCCAAGAATGGAAGCAAAGACCTATGTTTTATGGTTAGGTCCGGTTGCATTACTCCTATTTGGCTTGTTGATTGGCTTCTTCTTTATACGTAAGCAACGTATATCTGAAGTCGATGAGCAGGAGCTCAGTGCTGAAGAGCAAAAAGAGTTAGATAAATTGCTTAAGCGAGATGATAAATGA
- a CDS encoding DsbE family thiol:disulfide interchange protein, whose amino-acid sequence MKKRLVLFIPLVLFLVMGVFLYKGLFLNPQNLDSALEGKPIPAFQLERLEDRGDLITNESLKGHVSLLNVWATWCPSCKYEHPYLMRLARQNILPIYGINYRDERAMAIRELNRQGDPYTANIFDHDGRLGLDLGVYGAPESYLVDHNGIIRYRYAGPIDQRVWNETLFPMIEELQAAAKLDGAS is encoded by the coding sequence ATGAAGAAGAGGCTAGTACTATTTATTCCGTTGGTATTATTCTTAGTTATGGGAGTCTTCCTTTATAAGGGACTCTTCCTTAATCCACAGAATCTAGACTCTGCACTGGAGGGAAAGCCGATACCGGCTTTCCAGCTAGAGCGTCTTGAGGACCGTGGTGATTTAATTACAAACGAAAGCTTAAAAGGTCATGTTTCATTATTGAATGTATGGGCTACATGGTGCCCATCTTGTAAGTATGAACATCCTTACCTGATGAGATTAGCAAGACAAAATATCTTGCCAATCTACGGTATTAACTATCGTGATGAGCGCGCCATGGCGATTCGTGAGCTAAACCGTCAGGGCGACCCTTATACAGCCAACATTTTCGACCACGATGGCCGCTTAGGGTTAGACCTTGGTGTTTATGGTGCTCCGGAAAGTTACCTGGTCGATCATAATGGAATTATTCGTTACCGCTACGCTGGTCCAATCGATCAACGCGTCTGGAATGAAACCTTATTTCCTATGATTGAAGAACTCCAGGCTGCGGCTAAATTGGATGGTGCATCATGA
- a CDS encoding heme lyase CcmF/NrfE family subunit: MIPELGHLSLIIGLAFAFLLASVPLIGVARKDQYLVRYAWPLSYGMFFFIFLSVVVLGYSFAIDDFSIAYVAHHSNSQLPIFFKIAAVWGGHEGSLLFWVFSLSAWSAAVAYFSKSIEEVFVARVLAVLALIIIGFTLFMILTSSPFERLFPVPMEGRDLNPMLQDVGLIFHPPMLYLGYVGFAVSFAFAIAALMGGSLDSAWARWSRPWTLAAWVFLTGGISLGSWWAYYELGWGGWWFWDPVENASFMPWLIGTALLHSVIVTEKRAAFRNWTVLLSIFAFSLSLLGTFIVRSGVLTSVHSFAADPSRGMFILLLLGLAVGGSLTLFAFRASEMKSPARFELKSKETMLLVCNILLTVACGTVLLGTLYPLLIDALNMGKISVGPPYFNAVFVPIVLVLFVFMGIGPNIRWKKTKPGELKAKLLVPAVIATVVGAAAPFLADGQFNIWVMLGVGTATWVTLTTLRAAFDITKAKDGSFSLARMGRSQLGMIIAHLGIAVSVVGGTMVSNYSIEKSVRMGPGISQELAGYTFNYIETKNVVGPNYTAQQGQVEVTKDGEFVALLRPDRRQYNVRTMDMTEAGIDWGLFRDLYITMGDPLSRTQFAVRLNYKPFVRWLWFGSIFMMVGGFFAASDKRYRTKKVTEASKADAQKEKLATA; encoded by the coding sequence ATGATCCCAGAATTAGGACACTTATCGTTGATAATAGGATTGGCATTCGCTTTCCTGTTAGCCAGCGTTCCTTTAATTGGTGTTGCACGTAAAGACCAATACTTAGTGCGTTATGCTTGGCCATTAAGTTATGGCATGTTCTTCTTTATATTCTTATCCGTCGTTGTTCTTGGTTATAGCTTCGCTATTGATGATTTTTCGATAGCATACGTTGCTCATCATTCAAATTCACAACTGCCAATTTTCTTTAAGATAGCTGCGGTATGGGGTGGGCATGAAGGCTCATTACTATTCTGGGTTTTCTCCCTTTCAGCATGGTCTGCAGCAGTAGCCTATTTCAGTAAATCTATTGAAGAGGTCTTCGTTGCTAGGGTACTGGCAGTACTGGCATTGATTATAATAGGCTTTACGCTGTTTATGATCTTAACGTCGAGTCCATTTGAGCGTTTGTTCCCTGTGCCAATGGAAGGGCGCGACCTCAACCCTATGCTTCAGGATGTAGGATTAATTTTCCATCCGCCTATGTTGTACCTCGGTTATGTTGGCTTCGCCGTTAGCTTTGCTTTTGCAATTGCGGCCTTAATGGGCGGGAGTCTCGATTCTGCCTGGGCACGCTGGAGCCGTCCGTGGACACTCGCGGCTTGGGTATTCCTTACCGGTGGTATTTCATTAGGTTCTTGGTGGGCATATTATGAGCTTGGCTGGGGCGGTTGGTGGTTCTGGGATCCAGTTGAAAACGCGTCATTTATGCCTTGGTTGATCGGTACCGCGTTATTGCACTCCGTTATTGTTACTGAGAAGCGCGCCGCATTCCGTAACTGGACGGTATTGCTATCTATCTTTGCTTTCTCATTGAGCTTGCTTGGTACCTTCATCGTTCGTTCAGGTGTTCTGACTTCAGTGCATTCATTTGCAGCAGACCCAAGTCGAGGCATGTTCATTCTCTTGCTCCTGGGGCTGGCAGTCGGCGGTTCGCTCACCTTATTTGCATTTAGGGCCAGTGAGATGAAGAGTCCTGCCCGTTTCGAGCTGAAGTCAAAAGAAACCATGCTGTTAGTGTGTAATATTTTGCTGACGGTAGCGTGCGGTACGGTACTTCTGGGTACCTTGTATCCGCTACTCATCGATGCACTAAACATGGGTAAAATTTCCGTAGGACCTCCTTACTTTAACGCAGTGTTTGTGCCTATCGTTCTTGTACTATTTGTCTTTATGGGAATCGGTCCAAATATTCGTTGGAAAAAAACTAAGCCTGGCGAATTAAAGGCTAAGTTATTGGTACCTGCAGTGATCGCAACGGTTGTTGGTGCGGCAGCTCCTTTCCTAGCCGATGGTCAATTCAATATCTGGGTTATGCTGGGTGTGGGTACCGCTACATGGGTTACCCTTACCACGTTAAGAGCAGCCTTCGATATCACCAAAGCTAAAGATGGCTCGTTTAGCTTGGCCAGGATGGGAAGAAGTCAGCTGGGTATGATCATTGCCCATCTGGGTATCGCTGTTTCTGTCGTAGGTGGAACAATGGTTTCAAACTACTCGATAGAGAAAAGTGTACGTATGGGGCCTGGGATCAGCCAGGAGCTTGCCGGTTATACCTTTAACTATATTGAAACTAAGAATGTTGTAGGTCCTAACTACACGGCTCAACAGGGGCAGGTAGAAGTCACTAAAGATGGTGAGTTTGTCGCACTGCTAAGACCGGATCGCCGTCAGTACAATGTTCGTACTATGGACATGACAGAGGCTGGAATCGATTGGGGATTATTCAGAGATCTCTATATCACAATGGGTGATCCATTGAGTAGAACTCAGTTTGCTGTTCGTCTGAACTACAAGCCATTTGTTCGTTGGTTATGGTTCGGAAGCATATTTATGATGGTCGGTGGTTTCTTTGCCGCATCTGATAAGCGTTATCGTACAAAGAAAGTAACAGAGGCATCGAAAGCTGATGCTCAAAAAGAGAAATTAGCTACGGCTTAA
- the ccmI gene encoding c-type cytochrome biogenesis protein CcmI, with the protein MTTLWIFIALFVLVSLVLIWFPHFRQQKMLQAEEAGVRRQTNLELFNNRLATLEKELEDELLDQIEFDALKKELEISLLQDMKQGVDESLVNKVKPKGLLWPVLMSIVIIGVSGYFYTTLGAYAKLNQPQPGGPHAGMTQEQVMQQRLQAMEDQAKAEPENSQLLFSLGHSYISASRYDDAVKTFDKAIVLVGTHAELLGPKATAMYYKANQQMTPAVQAIIDQSLSLDPEDPSTLLLVGMDSFFTADYQKAIESWQIILDSERKDVDRSAIINAIDSAKMRMEAETGEMPNDAAHANVKDTAKTVNVEVSIAPELADKVNSSDMLFIFARSTEGPKVPLAAVKVSAKSLPTTITLDDTTSMGGDVKLSGAKNVEIIAVLSKHGTVKPQVGDLQGHLAMVKVGDTTQLLIDTLVE; encoded by the coding sequence ATGACCACTCTCTGGATTTTTATTGCGCTTTTTGTGTTAGTCAGCCTAGTGCTGATTTGGTTTCCTCACTTTCGTCAGCAAAAGATGTTGCAAGCGGAAGAAGCAGGAGTACGTAGACAAACAAACCTCGAACTATTTAACAATCGTCTAGCTACACTAGAAAAAGAGCTCGAGGATGAACTGTTAGATCAAATTGAATTTGATGCTCTTAAGAAAGAGTTAGAGATAAGTTTGCTTCAGGACATGAAGCAAGGTGTCGATGAGTCTTTGGTAAATAAAGTGAAGCCTAAAGGGTTATTGTGGCCGGTGTTGATGTCTATCGTCATTATCGGAGTATCAGGGTACTTTTATACCACTCTTGGTGCATACGCAAAACTAAATCAACCTCAACCGGGTGGGCCACATGCTGGAATGACTCAAGAACAGGTCATGCAGCAACGTCTCCAGGCTATGGAAGATCAAGCTAAAGCAGAGCCTGAAAACAGTCAGTTACTGTTCAGCTTAGGACATAGCTATATTTCAGCCAGTCGTTACGATGATGCGGTAAAAACCTTCGACAAGGCTATAGTATTAGTTGGAACTCATGCCGAGTTACTTGGACCTAAAGCAACGGCTATGTATTACAAAGCCAACCAGCAGATGACTCCAGCAGTCCAGGCTATTATCGATCAATCTTTGTCTCTCGATCCTGAAGATCCTTCGACACTACTATTGGTTGGTATGGACTCCTTCTTCACTGCCGATTACCAAAAAGCCATCGAGTCTTGGCAGATCATTCTTGATAGCGAACGAAAAGATGTCGATCGCAGTGCCATCATCAACGCCATCGACAGCGCTAAAATGAGAATGGAAGCAGAAACAGGTGAAATGCCAAATGATGCTGCGCACGCCAACGTAAAAGATACGGCTAAGACTGTTAATGTCGAAGTTTCAATCGCACCTGAATTAGCAGATAAAGTTAATAGCTCTGATATGCTATTTATCTTTGCGCGTAGCACTGAGGGCCCTAAGGTTCCATTAGCTGCCGTCAAGGTGTCGGCTAAAAGCTTACCGACGACTATCACCTTAGATGACACCACCTCTATGGGTGGGGATGTAAAGCTAAGTGGCGCAAAAAATGTCGAGATTATTGCGGTACTATCTAAACATGGAACAGTTAAGCCACAGGTCGGTGATCTTCAAGGTCACTTGGCAATGGTTAAAGTGGGTGACACGACTCAACTCTTGATCGATACATTAGTGGAATAA
- a CDS encoding c-type cytochrome, with translation MKKLLALTAFAALTLSANVSAQEGKAIYDKACQVCHSMGVAGAPKAHDAAAWEPRIAQGLDTLVSTIKTGKGAMPPGGMCTDCTDEDYKKAIEFMSK, from the coding sequence ATGAAAAAATTGTTAGCATTGACTGCTTTCGCTGCATTGACTTTGTCTGCAAACGTATCTGCACAAGAAGGTAAAGCCATCTACGACAAGGCGTGTCAAGTATGTCATAGCATGGGTGTCGCTGGCGCTCCAAAAGCACATGATGCTGCAGCTTGGGAACCACGTATTGCTCAGGGCTTGGATACTCTGGTATCTACAATCAAAACTGGTAAAGGCGCTATGCCACCAGGTGGCATGTGTACAGATTGTACAGATGAAGATTACAAGAAGGCTATTGAGTTCATGTCTAAGTAA
- the ccmA gene encoding cytochrome c biogenesis heme-transporting ATPase CcmA: MAEQQIAKTLLSANQLTCIREERILFDELSFEITAGEIVQIEGPNGSGKTSLLRILAGLSRPYAGDVYYQGEDITRNRDEYNDDLLYLGHLAGVKTELTAEENLNFNLRISGYDQFDTRGILGKVNLAGFEEALAGHLSAGQHRRTALARLWHTDCKIWLLDEPFTAIDKKGVEELEHIFLAHAKRGGCVIMTTHQDMGIIGDDILRKISLEYRFV, encoded by the coding sequence GTGGCAGAACAACAAATAGCAAAGACCCTGCTTTCAGCCAATCAATTGACCTGTATTCGTGAAGAACGAATTCTGTTTGATGAACTTAGTTTTGAAATCACAGCGGGCGAAATCGTTCAGATAGAGGGGCCGAATGGCTCTGGAAAAACCAGTTTACTGCGCATCTTAGCCGGTTTATCTCGCCCATATGCCGGCGATGTTTATTATCAAGGCGAAGATATAACCCGTAACAGAGATGAGTACAACGACGATCTTCTCTACCTCGGGCACCTGGCTGGCGTAAAAACGGAGCTAACTGCTGAAGAGAATCTTAACTTCAATTTAAGGATTAGCGGGTATGATCAGTTCGATACTCGCGGCATACTTGGCAAAGTTAATTTAGCCGGTTTTGAAGAAGCACTGGCGGGTCATCTTTCAGCAGGGCAGCATAGACGTACAGCACTTGCACGACTATGGCATACTGACTGTAAGATTTGGCTGTTAGACGAACCTTTTACTGCGATTGATAAGAAAGGTGTTGAAGAGTTAGAGCACATCTTTTTAGCCCATGCTAAACGAGGCGGTTGCGTCATCATGACCACCCACCAGGATATGGGAATTATCGGTGACGATATACTTCGCAAGATTAGTCTTGAGTATCGCTTTGTATAA
- the ccmB gene encoding heme exporter protein CcmB, which translates to MKKGISFRQAFFTLLKRDLQIAIRHKGDIFNPLLFFILVVTLFPLGIGPEPQILSRVAPGIIWVAALLASMLSLERLFKADFVDGSLEQMLLSPQPLPLMVLAKVLAHWILTGVPLILIAPLLAVLLHLDGNSYGALMATLALGTPVLSLLGAIGVALTVGLHKGGVLLSLLILPLYIPVLIFATSAIDAAGLNLPYSGHLAIIGAMLVGSLILAPFAIGASLRVSTN; encoded by the coding sequence ATGAAGAAAGGCATCAGTTTTAGACAAGCATTTTTCACACTTTTAAAACGTGACTTACAAATTGCTATCCGTCACAAAGGCGATATATTCAATCCCCTGCTCTTTTTTATCTTAGTGGTTACTCTGTTTCCATTAGGTATTGGTCCTGAGCCACAAATCTTATCCAGAGTAGCACCAGGAATAATCTGGGTTGCGGCCCTGTTGGCCTCAATGCTTTCGCTGGAGAGATTATTTAAGGCGGACTTCGTGGACGGCAGTCTGGAGCAGATGTTATTAAGCCCGCAACCTCTGCCTTTGATGGTTTTGGCTAAGGTATTAGCACATTGGATTTTAACCGGAGTACCGTTAATATTAATTGCTCCGCTATTAGCAGTACTGCTGCACTTAGATGGCAATAGCTATGGTGCATTAATGGCAACACTAGCTTTGGGTACACCAGTATTAAGCTTGCTGGGTGCCATTGGTGTAGCCTTAACGGTAGGATTACATAAAGGCGGAGTGTTACTCAGCCTGCTTATCCTGCCTTTGTATATCCCGGTACTCATCTTTGCGACCTCAGCAATTGATGCGGCGGGCTTAAATTTACCCTACAGTGGCCATCTCGCAATCATAGGTGCGATGTTGGTCGGTTCATTAATATTGGCACCTTTTGCAATTGGTGCATCGCTAAGAGTGAGTACTAACTAA
- the ccmC gene encoding heme ABC transporter permease CcmC: protein MWKWLHSYADPERAYNLSGKLLPWFAMLATGLIGIGSVWGLVFAPTDYQQGDSYRIIFIHVPAASMSMAAYMAMASSAFIGLVWQIKSADWAAAAIAPIGAVITFIALITGATWGKPMWGTWWVWDARLTAELVLLFLYLGVISLYASFEDKVLAARAAGILAIVGVINIPIIKYSVEWWSSLHQPSTIKITEKSSMSSDMLYPLLINIVGFGMMIGAITLIRFRAEILARNGMRPWVRELAKAEGVK from the coding sequence ATGTGGAAATGGCTACATAGTTACGCGGATCCCGAACGCGCCTATAATTTATCCGGAAAACTCCTCCCTTGGTTCGCCATGCTGGCAACTGGACTGATAGGTATTGGTTCTGTATGGGGGCTCGTATTTGCCCCAACCGACTATCAGCAAGGTGATAGTTATAGAATCATCTTTATACATGTACCGGCGGCTTCTATGTCTATGGCGGCATACATGGCGATGGCCAGCTCTGCTTTTATCGGACTTGTCTGGCAGATTAAATCCGCTGACTGGGCCGCTGCCGCGATTGCCCCCATCGGAGCTGTAATTACCTTTATTGCACTGATTACAGGTGCTACCTGGGGTAAACCTATGTGGGGCACTTGGTGGGTCTGGGATGCACGTTTAACCGCTGAACTGGTACTGCTTTTCCTATATTTAGGGGTTATATCTCTTTATGCTTCGTTTGAAGATAAAGTATTAGCAGCCAGAGCCGCTGGTATCTTAGCCATTGTCGGCGTAATTAATATTCCGATTATTAAATACTCTGTCGAGTGGTGGAGCTCGCTGCATCAACCATCAACAATCAAGATCACTGAGAAATCGAGTATGTCTTCAGATATGCTCTATCCATTGCTGATAAATATCGTTGGCTTTGGAATGATGATAGGTGCAATTACATTGATACGATTCAGAGCCGAAATTTTAGCAAGAAATGGAATGCGCCCTTGGGTACGGGAACTAGCTAAAGCCGAAGGAGTCAAATAA
- the ccmD gene encoding heme exporter protein CcmD produces MQFDSLTDFFNMGGYAFYVWLAYGVTFLSLGILVVHSLGQKRKVLVGISQKIQREERLKENRSTK; encoded by the coding sequence ATGCAGTTCGATTCATTAACAGATTTTTTTAACATGGGAGGCTATGCCTTCTACGTATGGCTGGCTTATGGAGTAACCTTTCTGTCGTTAGGTATTCTCGTAGTTCACAGCCTTGGACAAAAACGTAAGGTGTTGGTGGGGATCTCGCAAAAAATACAGCGAGAAGAGCGCCTTAAAGAAAACCGGAGTACCAAATAG
- the ccmE gene encoding cytochrome c maturation protein CcmE, with amino-acid sequence MNARRKKRLTLAVALIGGVAAIASLLLYALNSNLNLFYTPTEIVQGKKDTGVLPEVGQRIRVGGMVTIGSMVRDPDSLHVEFAVHDAAGGEILVTYDDLLPDLFREGQGIVAQGVLIEGGKLQATEVLAKHDENYMPPEVAEAMGQTHEKLDYNEQQKTSY; translated from the coding sequence GTGAACGCTAGACGTAAAAAAAGATTAACATTAGCAGTAGCCTTAATTGGCGGGGTGGCCGCGATTGCGTCACTCTTACTGTACGCCCTCAACTCAAACCTGAATTTGTTTTACACTCCAACCGAGATTGTTCAGGGTAAGAAGGATACCGGTGTTTTGCCTGAAGTAGGTCAACGCATACGTGTCGGTGGCATGGTTACCATCGGCTCGATGGTCCGCGATCCTGATAGTTTACACGTAGAGTTTGCAGTTCACGATGCTGCCGGCGGTGAAATTCTGGTTACTTACGATGATCTGCTGCCGGATCTGTTCAGAGAAGGCCAAGGTATCGTTGCTCAAGGTGTTTTAATTGAAGGCGGTAAGCTTCAGGCGACTGAAGTTTTAGCAAAACATGATGAAAACTACATGCCTCCAGAGGTAGCTGAAGCCATGGGACAGACTCATGAGAAGCTGGATTACAACGAACAGCAAAAAACTAGTTACTAA
- a CDS encoding ABC transporter substrate-binding protein translates to MRYLLFLLIIMPLKLMAASVLIIESYHQEYEWDKNYNKGIVSILGNEHDYHHFYLDTKRLPQPLFIARAESAWEAFEKLKPDLVVLADDNAIKLLHKRFVNTEMPVVFLGLNTNPRTYNIHNQKNFTGVLERPLFKRSLLLANQLLIEKTDKRFMVLFDNSKTSIASLEQITPSLDSIKMGKVSLDFVLTSNFSAWKTCISEAKEKGYDAIFIGLYHTIRDSSGNHVSPEQVIAWTREHSPLPHFGFWEFTIGPDKNIGGYVLDAYLHGQHAGRLMKQILEGSSPDSLSLVFDRKGLYLFSKSGIERWELKVPDNISKNAKWID, encoded by the coding sequence ATGCGGTATCTCTTATTCCTACTGATTATCATGCCACTGAAATTGATGGCAGCATCAGTGTTGATCATTGAAAGCTATCATCAGGAGTACGAGTGGGATAAGAACTACAATAAGGGCATAGTTTCAATTCTTGGTAATGAACACGATTACCACCACTTTTATCTGGATACAAAAAGACTTCCCCAACCATTGTTTATTGCCAGGGCTGAAAGCGCCTGGGAGGCGTTTGAGAAGCTTAAGCCTGATCTTGTAGTACTGGCAGATGATAATGCCATAAAGTTGCTGCATAAGCGCTTTGTGAATACAGAGATGCCGGTCGTATTCCTTGGTCTCAACACAAACCCCAGAACCTATAACATACATAACCAGAAAAATTTTACCGGCGTACTTGAAAGACCACTGTTCAAAAGATCACTCCTCTTGGCAAACCAGTTGCTGATAGAAAAAACAGATAAAAGGTTTATGGTACTTTTCGATAATAGCAAAACTTCAATTGCATCTCTCGAGCAGATCACTCCATCTCTGGACAGTATAAAAATGGGAAAAGTGAGTCTGGATTTCGTACTGACAAGTAACTTCAGTGCGTGGAAAACATGTATCTCTGAAGCCAAAGAGAAAGGATATGATGCCATATTTATCGGCCTTTACCATACGATACGTGATAGTTCAGGAAACCACGTGTCGCCCGAGCAAGTCATAGCCTGGACCAGAGAACATTCCCCATTACCACACTTTGGATTTTGGGAGTTTACTATAGGGCCGGACAAAAATATTGGTGGCTACGTATTAGATGCTTACCTTCATGGTCAGCATGCAGGTAGGCTAATGAAGCAGATTTTAGAAGGCTCTTCTCCCGATTCACTTTCGTTAGTTTTTGATAGGAAGGGTCTATACCTGTTCAGCAAGAGCGGTATAGAGCGATGGGAACTTAAAGTTCCAGACAATATCTCGAAAAATGCAAAGTGGATTGATTAA